In Paenibacillus dendritiformis, the DNA window AGCGCCTCGCTGTAGGCGGCCGCGATCCGATCGATCCCGCGGTGAATCGAGCTGACGCCGCAGGCGATGGACAGCTTGAAGCGAAGCTGCGCCGTCTCCTTCAGCGGCAGCAGCAGATCGTCCCGGATCGCGCTGACGGAGGCCGACGATTCCGGAACATTCAGCAGCACGGCAAGCCGATCGCGCTCCAGCTCAACGATATAGCCCCGCCTCTGCAGCAGCTCATGACCCAGATTCGTCAGCACGAACCGGACCAGACCCCATTCGCGTTCGGTGTCCCCCTGGATGAATTGCGAGCAATCGGCGATATCGATCAGAATGATGCCGAAGAAATCATGATCGAGCCGGATGTCCATGAAATCGAGGGTCTCGTTCATCCCGTAAGACAGGTCGACATGGCCGCGAATGAGGCGCGACAGGAAATTCGCCCGCAGCACGGGCGCTTGCTCGGACAAGGTATGCCGCAGCTTTTCCTCTTCCTCCAAGGTCCGGATGACCGACTGCTTAATCAGATCGAATTCGTCCCGATACATCTCTGAAGATGGCCGCTCCCGCTGCGTCAACACCTTCGCCACGCTCTTGATCGGCCGATAGTAGCGATAGGCCATCGCATAGGAGCCGCCGATTCCCGCCGCCAGGCAGGCCGTCAGGAGGATGAGGGCCCAGCGCTTGATGACAAGCACCTCCTGCAGAACCACCTTCTTCGGAATGACCGAGACGTATTCCCAGCCGTTGCTTCCCTTGACGCGCGACAGAACCATCGGCTCCCCGTCGATCCGCATCTCGTTATTTCCGTTGAACTGCTGCAGATGACGTCGAATGGCGGAGGCCTTATCGCCGATAACCGTTGACATCAGCACCTCCCGCTTTTCGTTCAGGATCAGGAGCGAGCCGTCATTGACGCCTTCAATCTGCGTTAACAACGCTTTAAGCTGCTGCTCGTCTATCTGGACGAGCAATTGCCCCTTTATATCCGATACATACTCGTAAGGAAGTGATTGCACGAAGGTGATCATGTTGGACTGGACATTTTCCCGCCTGACGGGTTCGGAAGGCAAATACCGCTTCGGATGGAGTCCCGTCAGCAGTTGATGGCGGACCCATTCGGCGCTGCGGGCGGTGTAAATGGCGATGCGCGAAAAATAGAGAGAGGCATCCGTCTTCATCTCGGGGGTCAGAATCATATCGCTCCCTTGGAAATAGACCGCAAAATCATGGATGAAGCTGCTGATGTTTTTGTATTTACTCAGCTCCTTCAAGGCGTCAATGACCTTCAACTGCTTCTCCAGCCCTTCGCTGCCGGCATTGTTCAGCAGCCATCTAACCTTGGGATTGAACGCCACCTGGGCCGTCAACTGTTCCACTTCCTTCAATCTCGAATCCGTAATCTGATTCAACTGCTTGAGCAGCCCGGTGTTCGTTCGGATCGCGTGATTGATCATCATCTCCTCCATGCGGCAGTAAAAAAGGCCGGCCACCGTCACCGGCAGCAGCAAGACAAGCAGGTAAGAGAGCAGGAGGGTCCAAAAAACGCTCCTCCTCGTCATGCTCCCCCTCCAGACGCGGATACTCCAGCGAGCCTTCATCCCTGTTCCCCCTTTCCTATTCTTCAAAAAATACGATGGCTTAACTATAATCAATGAGAAGAAGATGCGCCATTTTCAATATGGTAAAATAACAGGTACTTATCGCATCAATCCAAGGAAATGAGTGAAGGCCATGCTGACATCATTAGAACAAATCCGCGTGTACAGGGAAGGACACGACGAGCCGGGGCTGCTCGCGGACAATCGCTGGCTGCAATATATCGTTACGGCCGAGGAGCGCATCGTCAATCTGGAGCGGATCCAGTCGCTGCAGCAGCTGGCGAACTCCAATCCGGTGCTGGATTACGTGGAGCGCACCTTGAAGGTGCTGGATGAGCTGCCGCTGTCGTTCTGGATTAAGGAGACCATCGAAGAGGTGCTGAAATGGTCGGAAACGGCCAAGGGAGGAAGCGTCCGCCAACGCATCGCCTGGCAGGAACAGGGGATTTCCTTGTTCGCCCATAATGTCGGCTCGGCGCAGCTCTACGGGCAGCATACCCGGAATCAGCGGCAGGAACGCGTGCTGCTTACCCACACGCTCATTTTTACGCATGGTCTGATCGGCCAATATTTGCGCGGCGAAGTTCCGCTGGCGGAGAATGCCCCGCTCTATCATCTCATCGAGCGGGGCATCGTCTCCGCGCAGGAAATGCGGGATCTGCTCCTGCCATTGAACCAGTGCGTTATCGGGGCGGTATCCCCGGAGCTGTGGCATGCGCTGAAGGCCGATACCGAGCTGGTCATCGACCAGATCGTAAGCGGGCGCTTCGCGGATGGATTCGCCCTTCCGAATCGCATACGCCGGCTGCGGGCGATGTCCGATCGGCGCGGCGAGAACACGGAAGCGGAGCTGAGGAAGCTAACGGAACAGCCGCTGGCGCTCGATTCGCTCCAGACGTTGGAGACGAAGACGCTCTGGTATGTGGAAGCCGCGCTCCATGAATGCACGTTCGAGGAATTCGTGAAGATTTTCTTATTAACGCTGGCCGCTCCGGAGATGGGCGCCCACATCCGGCATATCAGCTTCGAGCGCCTAATGAATGGCATGTATTATGATTTCCGGGGCCGGAAGCGATTGAACGTCTATAAAAAGCGGATGATCGAGCAGGCGCTTCGCTCCTTGACTTACGACGGCATCGCGAACGGAGCGAAGCCGGACAGCCCGCATCTGGAATTGCGCATCGAGCGGGCCGGCGGAATGACCGACAGCGTCTGCGTGAATTTCGTCTTCTCCCCTGCCGCGGAGAAGCTGATTGAGTTCTGCATCGAGGCCGAGAAGACGCCCCTCTACGAGCGGGCCATTCTGATGCTGTACGATCTGTTCGAGCTGCGGCGCGACGCCTATGACCGCTTCCATAACGAGGAGGCGTATCTGTCGGATATGAACGGGTCGGCCGATTACAAGCAAATCATTCTCGACTATGTAACGGGTTCGCGCGTCATCGATATCGGTCCCGGCGGCGGCGTCATGCTCGACCTGCTTGAAGAGCGGATGCCGGAAGCGGAAGCTATCGGCATCGATATTTCCCAAAATGTCGTTGAATCGCTGGAACGGAAAAAGCAGTTGGAGAACCGGCGCTGGCACGTCATGAAGGGCGATGCCCTCGATCTGAAGCGGTACGTGGCTCCGCAGAGCATCAATACGGTTATTTTCTCTTCGATTCTGCATGAGATGTATTCTTATATTGAATACGAAGGAGAGCGGTTCAACCCAAGGACGGTCGCCGCCGCCCTGCGCAGCGCGTTCGATGTGCTCGCCCCGGGCGGGCGCATCATCATTCGCGACGGCATTATGAGCGAGCCGGAAGACGAGATGCGGATGATTCGCTTCCGGAACGCGGACGGCATGCCGTGGCTGGAGCGGTATGCCAAGGACTTTGCCGGGCGGCGCATCTCGTTCGAGCGCCTGTCCCCGTTCGAGGCGAAGCTGCCGATTAATGATGCGATGGAATTTCTGTACACCTACACCTGGGGTCCTGAAGCGTACGTACACGAGGTGCAGGAGCAGTTCGGCTATTTCACGCCGACGCAGTATGCGGAGTTCATTCAGCGCACCCTTGGCGAACGCGCGGCGATTCTCCGCTGCGATCATTATTTACAGGACGGATACACCGAGGCGCTGGCGCCGAAAATCAGCTTGTTCAATGAACGCGGGGAGCCTGTCCGCCTGCCGGACAGCACCTGCTTGATCGTGATAGAGAAGAAGTAGCGCGGAAATAGCGGGCAGGCCGATATCCTTCTCCTGGCCGGGAAGGGTTCGGCCTGTCTTGAGTCGAGGGGACTGTCCGGGCCGCTACCCGATGCCCTCCCTATATGACATCTATTGTCATATTGGTATGATATGATGAGGATTTGATGAGCACGCTGCAAATGAACTTAGACAAAAAGAGATTCCACGGGAAAGAGGTTGATAGGATGCGGGCGGATCGGCTGTTATCCATCGTGCTGCTGCTGCAGACTCACGGCAAATTGACATCCAAGGAGCTGGCCCGGCGGCTGGAGGTATCCGAGCGGACGATTATGCGCGACATGGATGCCCTCAGCGCCGCAGGCATTCCGGTGTACGCGGATCGCGGATCGAATGGCGGCTGGATGCTGGCGGAAGGATACCGCACGACATTAACGGGGATGAAGGCGACGGAGCTTGTGTCGCTGCTGCTGATCCCCTCCTCCCTGCTCGATGATCTCGGCCTGCGGGAAGAGGGTGACAGCGCCCTGCGGAAGCTGCTTGCCTCCACGTCCGCCGAGCAGCGGCGGGATGCGGACATTGCCCGGGAGCGCCTCCATATCGACGGGGCCGGTTGGCATGAGTCGACGACGGACTCGTCGCCCTTTCTGCCTCTGCTGCAGGAAGCTGTATGGGAAGAGCGGGCGGTTCGCGTGGAATATGAGCGCGAGGATGGCGTCGTGACCCGGACGCTTCACCCGCTCGGGCTCGTGGCGAAGCGCAATGTGTGGTATGTCGTCGCCGAGACCGCCGACGCCGCGCTGCGCACGTACCGCTTGTCGCGGCTGAAGCATGCCGAGCTGCTGAAGGAGACCTTCGCGCGCCCCGCCCGCTTCGACCTCGCGTCCTACTGGGCGCAATCGACGGCCCAGTTCACCGCGAGCCTGCCGCGTTACCCGGCGCGCATTCGGGTGCGCGATGACATCCTGGCGCGCTTGTCCCAGGACCGGTACGTGCGGGTTGGCCCGATCCGGGCGGCAGGCGGCGGATGGTCCGAGGCCAAGGTCGAATTCCATACGCTGGAATCCGCCGCCGAGACGATTCTCCGCTTCGGTCCGCGGATGGAGGCGATTGAGCCGGCCGAGTTGCGCGCCGCGGTCATTGCGGAAGCGAAGGCGCTGCTGGCGCAATACGGCGAGAAGCAGGCCTAAGGCCGATTTTTCGAGCGCAGCCTGTCCCTTTTTTCTTACATTGTATAGGGGCCGTGTTATTTTACAGGTATACTGAAAGCAATTCCAATGCCGGAGGTGCATGCATTATGCCGCAAGATTCGAAGGAGAGCGTGGCTCAGCATTATTTGCGGGTCGTCATCGACAAATTCACGAGCCTGAAAGCGGACGCCGAGCGGGCAATGACTCAGCTTCGGGAGCAGGATATCCATTGGGCGATGAACGAGGACTCGAACTGCGTCGCCGTTATCGTCCAGCATATGAGCGGCAATATGATATCCCGCTGGACCGATTTCCTGACGAGCGACGGCGAGAAGCCGGATCGCAACCGCGACGATGAATTCATCGATTCGATTCGTTCCACAGAAGATCTGCTGCGGGTATGGAAGCAGGGCTGGGATGTATTTCTTCATGCGCTCCGCTCCCTGACTGCGGATGATCTGTTGGCGACGGTCACGATCCGGAACGAGCCCCATTCCGTTCTCGAAGCGATCGAGCGCCAGATGTCGCATTATTCGTATCATGTCGGCCAGATCGTCTATGTGGCGAAGCAGATTCGCTCCGAGGAATGGACTACCTTATCGATTCCCCGCAAAAAATAAGATTCCGGCACGGGGCAGGCCTGTCAGCAGCAGACCGGCCCTTCGTTCCGGACCGAATCCCGGCGTCGACCGCCTTCTGGCCTCCATTTCCCTGGCCCCCCCATCTACCGCTTGGCATATCGTTCGATCATGTCCGCCAGCTTCCATGTCGTGCCGATCGCATCGCCGGAGTGCGACTCCATCCGCCGCACGTACTCCTCCCGCTTTTCCGCGAGCATATGAATCATGCGCAGGAAGGCGTCCGACGGCACGTCCGCATCGTCCAGCACCTCGGCAAAGCCTCGGTCCGCGAACGATCGGGCGTTCAGGATTTGATCCCCGCGGCTCGAACCCTTCGGCAGCGGAATCAGCAGCATCGGCTTGCGGAGCGACAGGAATTCAAAAATCGCGTTCGATCCGGCCCTGGAGATGACGATATCGGACATCGCCATCAGATGAGGCAGCTCCTCATGGACGAATTCGAATTGCTTATAGCCCGGCAGCTGCAGAGCTTCGTCCACCTGGCCCGCGCCGCAAATATGCACGATCCGGAAGGTGGCGAGCAAAGCACGCAGGTTGGCCCGGATCGCCTCGTTGATGCTCCTGGCGCCCAAGCTGCCGCCCATGACGAGCAGGACCTTCTTGCCCGCCGGGAATCCGCAATGCCGCCGCCCGACAGCGGCATCGCCCTGCCGAAGCTCCTCGCGGACGATTGCGCCGACGTATTCCGCTTTGCCGCTGTGGATATGCTGAAGCGTCTCCGGGAATGTCGCGCAGATCCGGGTAGCGAACGGAGTGGCGATACGGTTCGCCAAGCCCGGCGTCATATCCGACTCGTGGATGACGGCCGGAACGCGCCGCATCCATCCCGCCGCTACGACCGGCACCGACACGAATCCTCCCTTGGAGAAAATGATCCGGGGCCCAATGCGCCTCAATAACGCATAGGCTTGGCCACAGCCTTTTAAGACCTTGAACGGATCCTTCACATTGTTCCAATCCGCATACCGCCTTAGCTTTCCGGTCGATATGCCGTGATAGGTCACTCCGGAGAAGGCGGACATAATCTCCCGCTCGATTCCTTCATGCGACCCGATATAGTGAATATCCCAATTCCGCTCCAGCAGCTTCGGAATCAAGGCGGCATTGACGCTTACGTGCCCTGCCGAGCCTCCTCCGGTAAGGACGATCTTATTATTTTTCATCGGCTTCCCCCATCCCGCGCTCCGTCATCCTTGCATAGCTGCGTTGCTGACTCGCTTCAGACATGCGAGCTTCTTCCGAACGCTTGAATCGGTTCAAATGTCTGGAGCTGCTGCGGATATATCAGTTAACATAATAATAATTATGATAACCACAATCCTGATCTCTAGGGATCATTTCGCATTTAATGAGGAGGTAACGCGGTTTAACATACTTGTTGTTCGCCTCATTGTAAACTGCCGCTCCCCGCAAAGGCAAATAAAACAGACTACTTCTCCGGCAGCCGCACCGTGAAGGTAAAGTGCCCATGCTCATGCCGAAGCGAAATCGTTCCCCCATGCAGCTCGACGATGTTTTTCGCGATGGACAGCCCCAGACCCGAGCCCGATTGAATCTCATTCGCCGTCCGGGAATCATCCGCCTTGTAGAAACGTTCAAACAGATGCTTCTCCTGCTCCGCGGTAATCGGCTTCCCTTCGTTCTCGATGGCTACGCTCAAGCGGCCGTTCCCGGATTGGAACGAAACATGGATATCGCCCGGCTTGATCGAAAATTTCAAGGCGTTCAGCAGCAGATTGTCGAGGGCCCGGATGATCTTCTCGCTGTCCACCTGAACCAGGGCAGTGGCCGCTCCGAGCCGCCAATGCATTCGCACCCCATACTCGTGGGCAATCGGCTCGAATTCCACGAGCATCTGTTCCAGCAGCTCGCGCAAATCGATCTGTTCCTTCTGGAGCTTCACATCGGTTGAAATCAGGCGCGTATACTCGAACAAATCGTCGATTAAATATTTCAGGTGAATGGCCTTCTTGTACGTATTGTGAATGAACCGCTCCTGCTCCTCCGTGTCTTGATACGATTTGCTCGTCAGCAGATCCAGGTACCCGATAATGCTCGTAAGCGGCGTCCGCAGATCATGGGAAATTCCCGTAATCAGCGCCATCTTCGCTTGCTCCTGCTGGCGTTCATTGGCTTGCTGCAGCATAAGGGCCTCCGCCATCGCATTAATGCTGTCCGCTACTCTGCCCAGCTCATCCTCGCGCTCCGCGGGCACCCGGTAAGTCAGATCGCCCCGAGAGATGACATGGAGCCCCTCGGCCAGCTTCATCACATATTGAACAATCGGCCGGGTGAAGTAGAAAAACAGCGCCGTGAAGAGGCCGGCAAATATAAAGATGTCAAACACGGCAAGATACGGCGCGATCGGGTAATGATTCTTAATGTGGTTAAATAAAATCATAATCAGCACGGTCAACAATAAGCTGAGCACGAACCGCCACAATATCGCGCCCCGGATACTTTTGCGGATATGGAAGAGAGTCACGAGTTTATTTATCAATTTTATAACCTACTCCCCAGACGGTCTTAATATATTGCGGGCTCCGCGGGTTCAGTTCGAGCTTCTCCCGCAGATTGCGGATATGCACCATGACCGTGTTGTCCGAATACCCCGCAGGCTCCTTCCATACGCGCTCATAGATGCGATCGGCATGGAACACTTGGCCGCGATGCTTCGCCAGCAGCTCCAGGATCGAGAATTCAATCGGTGTCAAGCTGACCGCGCGCTCCCGCACCGTAACCTCGTGATGAACCCGATCGATGACGAGATCGCCGATACGGATAATCTCCTCGTTCGGCGCCTGGGATTTTGCGTACTTCTGGCGGCGCAGCTGGGCTTTCACCCGGGCCATCAACTCCAGAGGATTGAATGGCTTCGCCACATAATCATCGGCTCCGGTCGTTAGTCCGTTGATTTTGTCGATATCCTCTACCTTGGCGGACAGCATGATGATCGGAACACTTGAAGCTTCCCTTATTTTCATACAGGTCCGAATCCCGTCCATATTCGGCATCATCACATCCAGAATAACGACGTTAATCGGTTCGCTTTTCAAGCGTTCCAGCGCTTCCGCGCCGTCGGAAGCTTCACGAACTTGATAACCTTCATTCCGCAAATATACATGGATGACATCCCGAATCTCCGAATCATCATCCACGACTAATATCGTCGCCGTCATGCCTTCCCCCATCCTTATGCTTCATGATGAACATCACGCTTCCCAATACGAATACGATCCAGACAACCTCCAGCCCATAGGACAGATCGAGTGCCATGCTTATCCTTATCCTCACTCCCCCACTATCCTTTCCCCCTTATCTTATCGCAAAAAATTGAAGTTCTCCCCGCGGAAAAACTAAAGAAATTCTAAAGATGCCTGTTAGAAGGAACTGCGTTCTTAGGGGTTCCGGCCCGGGAAATTGCCTTGCCGGATCAAAAAAGCCATCCAGCGCTTGCTTGGATGGCCAACCGTTCATTTTCGAAGCAGTATGCTCTTCTTCAGCAGCAAGTCCTCGAAGACAGGCCGCTGAACGGTACTGATCTGCGAGGTGTCGATCTGATCCAGACGCTTGAATTCCAGCGCCGCCGATTCCCCCGCCTCGTCCCGAAAGCGCAGCGTCTTGCCGTCTTCCTCCAGCATCCCTTCCAGATTCACCGCCGCGTTGAACAGGAACATGACGAACACGACTTCATTGCCGTCCGGGTATGTATAATGCATCCGTTCTCCGCTATAGATCGAGTACAGCTCATACTGCTCGACGACAAGCCCGGTCTCTTCATATACTTCCCGAATCATGGTGTCCTCGATCGCTTCTCCCGGCTCCATGCCGCCTCCAGGCAGCCCCCAGTTGCCGTAATCCGATCGTTTCTGCAGCAGCACTCTGCCGGCACGATCGCGGATGATCGCTCCCGCGGTCACGATGATTTTGCTTTTTGTCACATTTTCCACCCTTTATCTTTTTATATTTTGGCGTTGCGGAGCCATCCGGCGCCGCTGCGAAGGACGCCGCAAGCGTTGTACCCTGCCGGCATCAAGCCGCTCATAGAAATATTAATTAATCACATTTATGATTAATATCATTAATTATATCACACCGCCTATTTTCCGCACCGCGTCGATAAATTGCTTCATTTCTTCATCCGTTCCGATTGATACTCTCAAGTAGTTGTCGATTCTGGGTTGAGCGAAGTACCGGACTAATATGCCATGCTCGCGCAGTTCCTCGAACAGCCGCTTCGCCGGACGGGATGGGTCATCATGACGAAGTTCGCCTTCGATTCGATTGCGGAGCACCCCAGCTCTTCGAGCTGCCTGACCGTCCATTCCCGCGTCCAGATGACGTTCCGGCAAGTCTCCTGGAAGTAGTCCTCATCTTCCAGCGCCGCCGTCGCGCCAGCCGATCCAGCGTATAGGAGTTGAACGAATTTTTGACGCGCTCCAAGCCTTCTGTCAACTCCTCCTGCCCGAGAGCCATGCCTATACGAAGCCCGGCGAGCGATCGCGACTTGGACAGCGTCTGGATGACAAGCAGGTTCGGATAGTCATCGATGAGCTTCACGGCCGATTCCCCGCCAAAGTCAATGTAAGCTTCATCGAGAATGACGACGTGATCCGCATGCTTCTCCAGCAGCGGGCGGAAGGCATCGACCGGAACGTATTTCCCTGTCGGCGCGTTCGGATTCGGGACGACGACTCCCGCGCATTCCAGATGAAATGCATCCAGCGGCACATGAAAATCATCATCCAGGGCAACCGTCTCATACGGCAAATGATATAAATTCGCATATACTTTGTAGAAGCTGTATGTAACATCCGGGAACAGAACCGGAGCCCCCGGCGTAAAAAACGCGGCGAAGGAGAAAGCGAGTATTTCATCAGAGCCATTCCCGATGAACACTTGCCGCTCGCTTAGCCCGAACCGTCTCGCCGCGGCCTGCCTCAGCTCCTGGCCTGCCGGATCGGGATACAGGCGCAGATTCTCCTGAACCGCGTGCCGGATGGCAGCCAGCACCCGGGGAGATGGAGGATACGGATTTTCATTTGTATTCAGTTTGATATAGGTTTTATCCTTATGCTGCTCCCCAGGCACATAAGGGACAAGCCTCTTGGCCAGTTCGCTCCAATATTTGCTCATGCTCTGTTCCCTCTCCTTTACCTCCCTACCTTCTTTCCATACGTCTCTTCCTCAATAGACGAACGGAACGGATCCAGCAATGTGAGGAACTGTTCATAGAGCGCGTCCAGTTCCGGATCCCGATACAAATCCCCGGCCGCATCCCGATAGGCTTGTTCGCTTGGGAAGATCTGAATCTCTATCCACAGGCCTGGCTCATCGGAGCTGGGAGCATAATGCAGCGCATAATCGATATGCTGCCGGTATATTGCATCGGCACGCGCCATTAGCTGATGATAGGCTTGCGTCCGCGACGCATCGATGTAGTAGCGGAATATTTTGTAATACAACGTTATCCCTCCCGGATCCGCATTTTGATTCGAGATCGGCCGCATCTCAAAAAATGCCGTTCGAGCATGTTCTCTCCCTTCCCCACTTTTTCCCTGTCTTCATCATAGAATAGTAGACGCCGGTCCGCAATCCCGGATTATGCGACATTAGCAGCAGGTCGAACGGAGCAAATAGGAAAACAAAGCCAGAGAGCTTGATGCCCTCTGGCTTATCTCGCCCCTTCCTGATATCGGACCAAAGTCGCAAACCCAGAGCAGGTTTCCCGAATTGGTGTTCATTCCTTCGTTATTCTGCTGCTTCCGATTTTGCTCTTTTATGAAAGAATCCCTATCATTCTCTGCTCATAACGCCAAAAAGCCTCCATTCCCGTGAATGAAGGCCTAATAGCGAACTACCTATTTTGTTATGAAATAGACAACGGTGACCACCAAAAACGGAATCGAGCATACGAAAGCGATCCCGGACCATCGAGTGCGGGCGCGCACCTCTTCCCTCGAGCTGGAGTGAAAGTTGGCTCGCGAACGGTCCCCGCTTATAAGCACCCCGGATAGGATTGCCGCGAGAATGAGCAGGATTCCCCCAGGCCACGCATTCGCTTCCGCAGCCAGCTCCCAACCGCCCTTCGTATACGCAAGTCCCGTAATTACCAGACTGATAATACACGCCAATCCGAAATATTTCATTCCCGCATCGCTCCTCTGCCTATTGCCGCAGCCTGTAAGTCCGGCAAAATTCATCCTTTCTAGTTAATACGCAACAGAGCGGATTCGGTTCGACCTATATTTATAGAGCAGCCAGGTCAGGACAAGCAAATCGCTTCGCCATTACCTTGCAAGATTATCAGATTCATGCCGAAAAGAAGTCAAGTCACGGCTTGACGGCCTGATGGAAGCGGTGAATCCCGAAGCTCTGGAAGGAGGAACGAAGGATTAACCGCCACGGGAATGTTAGTCCGGGAGGAAATATAATACCCCGCCGTCGCATCATAGGCTCGAACAGGTCTTCCTCGAATGCATAGCGGTATATTGTACAGTCCCTGACGCGGGCGTACCATCGGCTCTCGATCGTAATTAGCGTATCGGCCAACGACTGACCGAAAAACCGTTCCCGGGCTTCCTCGCTCATGTCCGGTGCAGCCCTGACGACACTCCGGGGACAGTTCCTCGGAAAAAAATACGTAAATTGATGTTCCTCATCAATCGCCCATACGACCGGAGGAAAGCCTTCGCGATTCGGGTTCTCCCTTGGGACGAACCGCTTAATGTCCGCTTATTCGCTGAAATGGTACAGCATTGCGTCACTCCTCGCTCTTTGCCGATCCGTCTCGGTGCGCGCCTCCGTCCAGTTGGGCCCGTCTGCGCCGAAAGATGCCGCTGGCCTGCTCGTACAAAGCAAAATCCATT includes these proteins:
- a CDS encoding DUF6886 family protein, which produces MKRFVPRENPNREGFPPVVWAIDEEHQFTYFFPRNCPRSVVRAAPDMSEEARERFFGQSLADTLITIESRWYARVRDCTIYRYAFEEDLFEPMMRRRGIIFPPGLTFPWRLILRSSFQSFGIHRFHQAVKP
- a CDS encoding DUF5316 family protein yields the protein MKYFGLACIISLVITGLAYTKGGWELAAEANAWPGGILLILAAILSGVLISGDRSRANFHSSSREEVRARTRWSGIAFVCSIPFLVVTVVYFITK